Proteins co-encoded in one Aspergillus luchuensis IFO 4308 DNA, chromosome 6, nearly complete sequence genomic window:
- a CDS encoding uncharacterized protein (COG:S;~EggNog:ENOG410PKSZ;~InterPro:IPR036291,IPR002347;~PFAM:PF00106;~go_process: GO:0055114 - oxidation-reduction process [Evidence IEA]) — MAKTIVATGISSGLGFETIKQLLEQAEPYNFILGARDTAKVQAAYDGLNYDTSKHSITIYPLDLLSLKSVQSFAANVLSKLGSEKLAYLFLCAGTLDNGEGPGPNGSQWCSGYVVNHLAPHYLVHLLRDVLSASQSRVVFVSSGAIRGLRDQDPATLDVDLKANSGAGYRPIYSASKFVQLLGAFYWRRELPSCTVVAVSPGLIPSTPLASSMGLTMDMPDAKTIPEGAQNLLRAFFINDFPADPEQIFLTSWGEWWPKDVYALALDADLQKKWCLSREEIEKTESIA; from the exons ATGGCAAAGACAATTGTCGCAACTGGCATCTCATCCGGCTTG GGCTTCGAAACAATCAAGCAGTTGCTTGAGCAAGCCGAGCCGTACAATTTCATCTTGGGCGCGCGAGACACGGCCAAAGTTCAGGCTGCTTACGATGGCCTCAACTATGACACTTCTAAGCATTCCATCACCATTTACCCACTCGACCTCTTGTCCTTGAAGAGTGTGCAGTCTTTTGCAGCAAATGTCCTTTCCAAGTTGGGTTCCGAGAAGCTGGCTTATCTCTTCCTCTGCGCCGGCACTCTGGACAATGGCGAAGGACCCGGTCCAAATGGATCGCAATGGTGCTCGGGATATGTAGTTAACCACCTAG CCCCGCATTATCTGGTCCACTTGCTCCGTGATGTGCTATCTGCCTCGCAGTCGCGGGTTGTTTTCGTTTCTTCCGGGGCGATCCGTGGTCTCAGAGACCAGGATCCGG CAACCCTTGACGTGGACCTGAAAGCCAACTCTGGCGCAGGCTATCGTCCTATATACAGTGCCTCCAAGTTCGTCCAGCTGTTGGGTGCATTTTACTGGCGGCGTGAACTTCCGTCTTGCACGGTCGTTGCTGTTTCACCGGGTCTCATTCCGAGCACTCCTCTCGCTTCGTCAATGGGTTTGACCATGGATATGCCCGATGCCAAGACCATCCCCGAGG GTGCTCAGAACCTCCTCCGCGCCTTTTTCATTAACGATTTCCCGGCGGATCCGGAACAGATCTTCTTGACTAGCTGGGGAGAGTGGTGGCCTAAGGATGTGTATGCCCTGGCCCTTGATGCTGACTTGCAGAAGAAGTGGTGCTTGAGCAGGGAGGAAATTGAGAAGACTGAAAGCATTGCTTGA
- a CDS encoding uncharacterized protein (SECRETED:SignalP(1-19)), translated as MRFTSFAIATAFLATMISATPVAEPEPNPVELAARAKYTIHCSGGLNPDSHCLTPHSKCDSYGTYLVESGYKEQCKKCGCAKE; from the coding sequence ATGCGCTTTACATCCTTCGCCATTGCCACCGCCTTCCTGGCTACCATGATTTCTGCTACTCCAGTGGCCGAGCCTGAGCCCAACCCTGTTGAACTGGCTGCTCGAGCCAAGTACACCATTCACTGTAGTGGTGGTCTTAACCCTGATTCGCACTGCTTGACACCTCATTCCAAGTGTGACTCTTACGGCACGTACCTGGTTGAGTCTGGCTACAAGGAGCAGTGCAAGAAATGTGGCTGTGCGAAAGAGTAA
- a CDS encoding uncharacterized protein (COG:T;~EggNog:ENOG410PII6;~InterPro:IPR019819,IPR019826,IPR002018,IPR029058;~MEROPS:MER0033188;~PFAM:PF00135;~SECRETED:SignalP(1-21)), with product MKGAFPTLSWLTLGMACVATCTNPVAQTKNGSYYGVYMPQYKEDYFLGIPFAKPPLAHLRWANPEGVNESWSGLRPATGYAMECIGYGGDQKGYLQSEDCLYLNVVRPAGYNNASLPILVWIHGGGFAQGGTPDLRYNLTFIVEHSLNIGQPIIAVSIAYRLGPWGFFNGVELANEGSLNLGLKDQRLALNWVKENIAGFGGDSDKVVIYGQSAGSESVGYQIRAYNGRDDGLFRGGMMESGAVLPGSGLNLTWTYEPWFQQIADEAGCSQAVRKLDCLRRTPFTVLNNILNTTANDTTPYNWRPTVDGDFVARYPSEQLDRGDFVKVPIIIGYTTDEGTTECPEPVNTTAELKNYLSSTTTYGWALDERVVSELLELYPNTTDFGIPSSEELGGNVTFPQPYGAAFRQTAAYYGDAQFIAATRYTCELWAAHNLSAYCYRFNTKTDDYNWEEGVAHFSDLIFIFNNLNGYGFSPNPFINAPESYTNLSYLMSGSWISFVNSLDPNAWTGRGRNATRTENWPVYDLENPISMIWDANVTSYAAPDTWRKEGIALINANRRAYQR from the exons ATGAAGGGTGCCTTTCCAACGCTTAGTTGGTTGACCCTGGGCATGGCCTGTGTGGCAACCTGCACCAACCCAGTAGCCCAGACGAAGAACGGAAGTTATTATGGTGTCTACATGCCTCAATATAAGGAGGACTACTTTCTTGGGATTCCATTTGCTAAGCCCCCGCTGGCACACCTCCGTTGGGCTAATCCCGAGGGTGTTAATGAGTCCTGGTCAGGATTGCGCCCTGCTACAGGCTATGCGATG GAGTGTATAGGTTACGGCGGTGATCAAAAGGGTTATCTTCAG AGCGAGGATTGTCTCTACCTAAACGTGGTCCGTCCCGCTGGATACAACAACGCAAGTCTTCCAATACTTGTATGGATTCATG GTGGCGGTTTCGCACAAGGCGGCACTCCCGACCTCCGTTACAATCTTACATTCATTGTTGAACACTCACTCAACATCGGCCAGCCAATCATCGCAGTAAGCATTGCATATCGTCTCGGTCCCTGGGGATTCTTCAATGGGGTTGAACTCGCCAATGAAGGATCGTTGAATCTGGGGCTCAAAGACCAGCGCCTGGCCTTGAATTGGGTGAAAGAGAACATCGCAggttttggtg GTGATTCAGATAAAGTGGTGATATACGGGCAGAGTGCCGGCTCCGAGAGCGTGGGATACCAAATCCGCGCGTACAACGGGCGAGACGACGGGCTCTTCCGTGGAGGTATGATGGAGTCTGGCGCGGTGCTACCTGGTAGTGGTCTGAACCTCACCTGGACGTACGAGCCCTGGTTTCAGCAGATAGCAGATGAGGCTGGATGTTCCCAGGCTGTCCGCAAGCTGGACTGTCTACGCCGCACGCCCTTCACTGTCCTGAACAATATCCTGAACACCACTGCTAACGATACAACGCCTTACAACTGGAGGCCCACAGTGGACGGCGATTTCGTGGCGCGGTATCCCAGCGAGCAACTCGATAGAGGAGACTTTGTCAAGGTACCTATTATAATCGGATACACTACGGATGAAGGAACCACAGAGTGCCCGGAACCAGTGAACACCACTGCCGAATTGAAGAACTACCTCAGCT caacaacaacctacGGCTGGGCCCTCGACGAGCGCGTTGTATCCGAGCTACTCGAGCTctaccccaacaccaccgactTCGGCATCCCATCATCCGAAGAACTCGGCGGCAATGTCACTTTCCCACAGCCCTACGGTGCTGCATTCCGCCAGACAGCAGCATACTACGGCGACGCTCAGTTCATAGCTGCGACCCGCTACACCTGTGAGCTATGGGCAGCACATAACCTAAGTGCATACTGCTACCGATTCAACACCAAGACAGACGATTACAACTGGGAAGAAGGCGTGGCGCATTTCTCGGACTTGATTTTCATATTCAACAACCTTAATGGTTATGGTTTCAGTCCGAACCCCTTTATCAATGCTCCGGAGAGTTACACTAATCTTAGCTACCTCATGTCGGGCTCGTGGATCAGCTTCGTCAATAGTCTGGATCCTAATGCGTGGACTGGACGTGGGCGGAACGCCACTCGGACGGAGAACTGGCCCGTGTACGATCTAGAGAATCCAATAAGTATGATCTGGGATGCGAATGTCACGTCGTATGCGGCGCCGGATACTTGGCGTAAAGAGGGCATCGCGCTGATTAATGCCAACCGGAGGGCATACCAGAGATAA
- a CDS encoding GMC family oxidoreductase (CAZy:AA3;~COG:E;~EggNog:ENOG410PIZ6;~InterPro:IPR012132,IPR036188,IPR000172,IPR007867;~PFAM:PF05199,PF00732;~go_function: GO:0016614 - oxidoreductase activity, acting on CH-OH group of donors [Evidence IEA];~go_function: GO:0050660 - flavin adenine dinucleotide binding [Evidence IEA];~go_process: GO:0055114 - oxidation-reduction process [Evidence IEA]) produces MGIYTRLPAGIDEVDIIIAGGGTAGCVVASRLADADPSLSILVVEGGQNNKGNHLIAFPLLFPTALLPTSTATLFYKGNAESQLDNREMIVPAGGVLGGGSSINLMMYSRAQRHDWDSWATPGWSADEMIPFLKKLETYHGPGPDSVHGKNGPIVVSPGTFYSERTAEQFIAAANEVGYPTVNDLQDLDTSNGVQRALRFVDKEGRRQDAASNYLHPKLEDGAHPNLHVLVETKVIKILFEGKRAVGVEFKPNPAFQKDNNTDVRRVKARKLVISSCGAIGTPLLLERSGLGDEAILNKAGVPTVAHIPGIGRDYQDHHLLTQAYYSALEPTETFDAPLSGRINMEELIKSNAPIMGWNAQDASCKLRPTEADVAALGPEFEAAYARDYRSTPNKPMALMALLGGFPGEPHTVEPGQYLATSLFTVYPYARGHVHITSPDPDADISFETGFLKSDLDVKKLIWAYKKQREIVRRMDVYRGEFAGVHPPFAEDSAAALVRLDKPNDENIPDIQYTAEDDKVIEGWVRKNVGTTWHSLGTCKMGALADGGVVDPELNVHGIEGLKLVDLSIVPQNIGANAATTAYAIGEKAATIIMKDLGLAGSE; encoded by the exons ATGGGAATTTACACTCGGCTCCCCGCAGGCATCGACGAGGTCGACATTATAATCGCCGGCG GCGGTACCGCGGGGTGTGTCGTTGCTTCCAGACTCGCCGATGCCGATCCCTCACTGTCTATCCTCGTGGTCGAGGGCGGGCAGAACAACAAGGGCAACCACTTGATTGCGTTTCCACTCCTTTTTCCAACTGCACTTCTTCCAACCAGTACTGCAACCCTGTTTTACAAGGGAAATGCGGAGTCGCAGTTGGACAATCGCGAAATGATCGTCCCAGCAGGTGGTGTTCTGGGCGGAGGGTCATCAATCAACTTGATGATGTACAGTCGTGCTCAACGCCATGATTGGGATTCGTGGGCCACTCCCGGATGGTCTGCAGATGAGATGATCCCCTTCTTAAAAAAG CTTGAGACGTATCACGGTCCGGGCCCTGACTCTGTTCATGGAAAGAATGGTCCTATTGTTGTGTCCCCGGGAACGTTCTACTCTGAGCGTACGGCAGAGCAATTCATTGCTGCCGCCAACGAGGTCGGCTACCCGACGGTCAATGATCTTCAAGACCTCGACACCAGCAACGGCGTTCAACGCGCCCTCCGCTTTGTTGACAAGGAGGGCCGCCGCCAGGATGCCGCCAGCAACTACTTGCATCcgaagctggaagatggagcaCACCCAAACCTCCACGTCCTTGTTGAGACGAAGGTGATCAAGATTCTGTTCGAGGGCAAACGAGCTGTGGGTGTTGAGTTCAAGCCAAACCCTGCCTTCCAGAAGGATAACAACACCGATGTTCGACGCGTCAAGGCCAGAAAGCTAGTTATTAGTTCCTGTGGTGCTATAGGCACCCCGTTGCTTCTCGAGAGGTCCGGTCTCGGCGACGAGGCGATTCTCAACAAGGCTGGCGTTCCTACCGTGGCCCATATCCCCGGAATCGGCCGGGACTACCAGGATCATCATCTCTTGACTCAGGCATACTACAGTGCCTTGGAGCCAACCGAGACGTTTGACGCCCCTCTTTCCGGTAGAATCAACATGGAAGAGTTAATCAAATCCAATGCGCCAATCATGGGGTGGAATGCCCAAGATGCCTCCTGCAAGCTGCGTCCCACCGAAGCGGATGTCGCTGCTCTTGGACCTGAATTCGAGGCGGCATACGCAAGAGATTATCGCTCCACTCCCAACAAACCCATGGCGCTAATGGCTTTGCTGGGCGGCTTCCCTGGTGAGCCTCACACCGTTGAGCCAGGCCAATACCTCGCGACGTCTTTGTTCACTGTCTACCCCTACGCCAGGGGCCACGTCCACATTACAAGCCCCGATCCCGACGCGGATATATCGTTTGAGACTGGATTCTTGAAAAGTGACTTGGATGTCAAGAAGCTCATCTGGGCGTACAAGAAGCAGCGAGAAATCGTGCGCAGAATGGATGTTTACCGCGGCGAGTTTGCGGGCGTGCATCCGCCGTTCGCTGAGGattccgccgccgccctTGTCAGGCTGGACAAGCCAAATGACGAGAACATCCCCGACATCCAATACACTGCGGAGGATGACAAGGTCATTGAGGGCTGGGTGCGCAAGAATGTCGGCACCACCTGGCACTCTCTAGGTACTTGTAAAATGGGCGCGCTTGCTGATGGCGGCGTGGTTGATCCCGAGCTTAATGTTCATGGGATTGAGGGCTTGAAGCTCGTGGACCTGAGTATCGTTCCTCAGAACATTGGCGCAAATGCGGCCACCACTGCTTACGCTATTGGTGAGAAGGCTGCTACTATCATTATGAAGGACCTTGGGCTTGCTGGTAGCGAGTGA
- a CDS encoding uncharacterized protein (COG:G;~EggNog:ENOG410Q1W3;~InterPro:IPR020846,IPR011701,IPR036259;~PFAM:PF07690;~TransMembrane:13 (o42-60i112-132o138-159i171-190o202-222i243-268o274-290i311-337o349-370i379-397o409-428i440-464o517-535i);~go_function: GO:0022857 - transmembrane transporter activity [Evidence IEA];~go_process: GO:0055085 - transmembrane transport [Evidence IEA]), producing the protein MPPRQTAASSISDYVEKPLQIPTSSGPSAFTGAVTERTITGVAWFVVNVALLSATFLYAFDNTVTATVRPAIVDTLGNRIDMLPWVSVAYPMGEVGTNPIWAKLNKFLNGKFVFLAALLIFEVGSAVIGSASSIGAVVAGRALAGSGGSGIYVGTISMITGMTTAKEQNQYLNIVGMAWSLGTILGPIIGSAFADSPATWRWAFYINICVAAVAAPACIWIMPSAPPSVSLGLMDVIKAFDHLGAVLFLGSAVSTVMLLGFGGVVYSWDSGQMIGIYVATGLLWTIFALQQKFHLLTSDRIFPVQFFKDPLVVGLWIWTIVAISDIVVTIYTLPLFFQFVLHDSSMRSAVYTLPFVASIVVSAGISGVVMPKFPWYKCWFIWASVLLLVSNGLLSSIHTNTSRASICGYTVIQGFGVGPVIQLGYTVGQLKRSQAARKDVTAFFSCAQMGGLALSLGIATSVLINHATEKISHILPNVPLSEIRGAIDGVGSSLLTTLSEHVRAQVTNAVTQSVASVFYLNIFGAALGFLIALPLKFEKLDFAALQ; encoded by the exons ATGCCGCCGAGACAGACAGCTGCTTCGTCGATAAGTGACTATGTTGAAAAACCCCTACAGATTCCCACGTCCAGTGGCCCGTCTGCGTTTACGGGTGCTGTGACCGAGCGCACGATCACAGGCGTTGCGTGGTTTGTTGTCAATGTTGCCCTGCTGTCGGCGACTTTTCTGTATGCCTTCGACAATACCGTGACCGCAACGGTGCGGCCTGCTATTGTCGACACACTTGGCAATCGCATAGATATGCTACCGTGGGTTTCAGTGGCATATCCCATGGGTGAAGTTGGAACCAACCCTATCTG GGCGAAGCTCAATAAGTTCCTCAACGGCAAATTTGTCTTTCTTGCAGCCCTGCTTATCTTCGAAGTAGGATCTGCGGTTATTGGCTCAGCGTCGTCCATTGGCGCTGTCGTCGCGGGTCGCGCTCTGGCTGGCTCCGGCGGCTCCGGCATCTATGTCGGCACCATTAGCATGATCACCGGAATGACGACTGCGAAAGAACAAAACCAGTATCTCAACATCGTCGGCATGGCGTGGAGCCTAGGAACCATTCTTGGTCCCATTATCGGATCGGCGTTCGCTGATTCGCCCGCAACATGGAGATGGGCGTTTTATATCAACATCTGTGTTGCCGCTGTTGCCGCCCCCGCGTGTATCTGGATCATGCCTTCGGCACCGCCTAGCGTGTCACTGGGGCTCATGGACGTAATCAAGGCATTTGACCATCTGGGTGCTGTGCTATTTCTTGGCTCTGCTGTGTCAACAGTGATGCTGCTGGGCTTTGGCGGCGTCGTGTACAGCTGGGATAGCGGCCAGATGATTGGAATTTACGTTGCCACTGGTTTGCTATGGACCATCTTTGCTCTGCAGCAGAAATTCCACCTTCTCACGTCGGATCGCATCTTCCCCGTGCAGTTCTTCAAGGATCCCTTGGTGGTCGGCCTGTGGATCTGGACGATTGTCGCAATTTCTGACATCGTTGTCACCATATACACGCTTCCGCTGTTTTTCCAGTTTGTGCTGCATGACTCTTCGATGCGCTCTGCAGTCTATACCCTGCCATTTGTAGCATCTATTGTGGTCAGTGCGGGCATTAGCGGGGTAGTGATGCCCAAGTTCCCATGGTACAAGTGCTGGTTCATCTGGGCCAGTGTCCTGCTTCTTGTTAGCAACGGCCTGCTGTCCAGCATTCACACGAATACCTCTCGGGCTAGCATTTGTGGATATACCGTTATCCAGGGTTTTGGTGTCGGACCAGTCATTCAACTTGGCTATACTGTGGGCCAGTTGAAGCGTTCACAGGCGGCGCGGAAGGACGTTACAGCGTTCTTCTCTTGTGCGCAGATGGGTGGTCTAGCCTTGTCACTGGGCATCGCTACCTCTGTCCTTATCAACCATGCTACGGAGAAGATATCGCACATTCTACCAAATGTTCCTCTTAGCGAAATCAGAGGCGCTATTGATGGAGTAGGAAGTAGCCTGCTCACGACGTTGTCCGAACATGTTCGTGCCCAGGTCACGAACGCAGTTACGCAGAGTGTAGCTTCTGTGTTTTACCTGAACATATTTGGTGCAGCGCTTGGGTTCCTTATTGCGCTTCCTCTCAAATTTGAGAAATTGGATTTCGCCGCGCTGCAATAA